The proteins below are encoded in one region of Maribacter aestuarii:
- a CDS encoding endonuclease/exonuclease/phosphatase family protein, protein MKKLSFFNKFVFVINLITGLLLLLACMVPYSTSASFSFLSLGVPLLVILNIVFFIYWLTKGKYILWFSIVILIIGYVSLGSFVQFKLDKDSIDDNQLKVMTYNAFGFGGYGSSNSSKASKKIANFIETENPDIISFQEYSQRINRTEVKDDYPYQYVNGGYSSNENRVIQAIYSKYPIINEGVLEFPESANHAIYADIALESDTVRVYNLHLESLNIRPGMVKRERSDRLFKRLRNSFAKQHEQALIFRKNAENCSYAKIVCVDLNNTQFSSAYRIIKGNMNDSFAEEGTGYGKTIYFWRFPFRIDFILADLELEVLSHKNYNIGLSDHEPVMASFKLSSKE, encoded by the coding sequence ATGAAAAAACTATCATTCTTCAACAAATTTGTATTTGTAATCAATCTCATTACGGGGCTCTTACTTTTACTGGCCTGTATGGTTCCGTATTCCACTTCGGCGAGTTTTTCTTTTTTAAGTCTGGGAGTTCCCCTTTTGGTTATTTTAAATATTGTTTTTTTTATTTATTGGTTAACTAAAGGGAAGTATATCCTCTGGTTCTCAATAGTAATATTGATTATAGGTTACGTATCATTAGGTTCATTTGTTCAGTTCAAATTGGATAAAGATTCTATTGACGATAATCAGTTGAAGGTGATGACCTACAATGCTTTTGGTTTTGGCGGCTACGGAAGCTCTAATTCTTCCAAAGCATCAAAAAAAATTGCGAATTTTATTGAGACCGAAAATCCAGATATCATAAGCTTTCAGGAATATAGTCAAAGAATAAATAGAACAGAAGTAAAGGATGATTATCCATATCAATATGTTAATGGAGGATATAGTAGTAATGAAAATCGTGTTATTCAGGCTATTTATTCCAAATATCCAATTATCAATGAAGGTGTTCTTGAATTTCCGGAAAGTGCAAATCATGCCATTTATGCAGATATTGCTTTAGAATCCGATACAGTGCGCGTTTATAATCTCCATTTAGAATCTTTGAATATTCGACCAGGAATGGTCAAAAGAGAAAGGTCGGACCGGCTTTTTAAAAGGCTCCGGAATTCTTTTGCCAAGCAGCACGAACAAGCCCTTATATTTCGAAAAAATGCTGAAAACTGCTCATACGCTAAAATCGTTTGTGTAGACTTGAACAACACCCAATTCTCAAGTGCCTACCGTATCATCAAAGGCAATATGAACGATTCGTTCGCAGAAGAAGGTACCGGTTACGGTAAGACTATTTATTTTTGGCGTTTTCCATTTAGAATAGACTTTATTCTCGCAGATCTAGAACTAGAGGTTTTGTCACACAAAAATTACAATATTGGTCTTTCTGACCATGAACCTGTAATGGCTTCTTTCAAGCTAAGTTCCAAGGAATAG
- a CDS encoding DUF6122 family protein gives MSRFLLHYGIHFVVPILVALVFYKKDSLRAALVLLAGIIIDIDHLIANPIFDAVRCSINFHPLHSYWAIACYVLLFIIPKTRIWGLAFLIHILADYVDCLFLGT, from the coding sequence ATGTCTAGGTTCCTCCTACATTATGGGATTCATTTTGTAGTGCCCATTTTGGTTGCTTTAGTTTTTTACAAAAAAGATAGTCTAAGGGCGGCTCTTGTGCTTTTAGCTGGAATTATTATTGATATTGACCACCTGATTGCAAATCCCATTTTTGATGCCGTACGCTGTAGTATCAATTTTCATCCATTGCACAGCTACTGGGCCATTGCTTGTTATGTACTACTTTTCATTATTCCAAAAACTCGTATCTGGGGACTTGCATTCCTCATTCATATCCTGGCAGACTATGTAGATTGTCTATTCCTTGGAACTTAG
- a CDS encoding WbqC family protein translates to MILLHPTYFLSIASSAAIVQNEVCWEVHDNYQKQTYRNRTKICTDRGLHVLSIPIVHVGNTQGRQLYKEVRIDNSYNWQRQHWRTLETAYRTSPFFEYYEDDIRTMYDSQYEYLLEYNLKTIETICDLLQVEMPSSKSEEFQLATKNTKDYRSLVDAKKKFNIKYAPYNQVFGDRHNFIPNQSILDLIFNIGPEATKYLKQLKIDFTNV, encoded by the coding sequence ATGATTCTTTTACATCCTACGTATTTTCTCAGCATAGCCTCTAGTGCGGCAATCGTTCAAAATGAAGTCTGTTGGGAGGTTCACGATAATTATCAAAAACAAACCTATAGGAATCGAACGAAAATTTGTACAGATCGTGGTTTACATGTGTTGAGCATACCTATAGTCCACGTTGGCAATACACAGGGCAGACAATTGTATAAGGAAGTAAGGATTGATAATTCCTACAATTGGCAGAGACAACATTGGAGGACGTTGGAAACCGCTTATAGGACATCACCTTTTTTTGAATATTATGAGGATGACATCCGAACAATGTATGATTCGCAATACGAGTATTTACTAGAGTATAATCTCAAAACCATTGAAACCATTTGTGATTTGCTACAAGTAGAGATGCCTTCATCAAAATCAGAGGAATTTCAGCTGGCTACTAAGAATACAAAAGACTATAGGTCATTGGTGGATGCCAAAAAGAAGTTCAATATAAAATACGCGCCCTATAATCAAGTATTTGGGGACAGGCACAACTTCATACCAAACCAAAGTATATTGGATTTAATATTCAACATTGGTCCGGAAGCAACTAAGTATTTAAAACAACTAAAAATAGATTTTACGAATGTCTAG
- the lepB gene encoding signal peptidase I — translation MNVTQWIIFILIVQVIHFLGTWKLYVKAGRKAWEAAIPVYNAVILMQIINRPKWWVVLLFIPIINLLMFPVIWVETIRSFGRNSLLESWLVVLTLGFYIYYVNYALDVSYIQDRSLQPKTAMGEWVSSIVFAVVAATLVHTYFIQPYVIPTGSLERTLRVGDFLFVSKFHYGARTPMTTVAAPMVHDTLPILGVRSYLNKPQLPYFRLPGFTKVDRNDIVVFSWPADTVRVFFKKEDGVKKPIDKKSNYVKRCVGLPGDSLEVRDGYVYVDGQQLELPGSAKPQYDYLLYSSKGVSSRLLEKLGVTDFTRKYLSNQVNPEQANVLNEYLMGYNQAANGELELYTKSSGIPTDVIRKYGLSLREVTDRERLVPLTDEMVVTLRKDASIDSVVRQVIPKGKRGINLFPQSSDYPWNYSQMGPIYIPRKGATVPLNLRVLPLYKKIIRDYEHNTIAVSGNQISLNGQVADSYTFKQDYYWMMGDNRDHSEDSRAWGYVPENHIVGTPIFIWMSFDNFTQSMSNWRPRWDRIFTTVNGDGEPQSYFKYFLILLVAYFIGNWFWKRRKNR, via the coding sequence ATGAACGTAACACAATGGATTATTTTTATTCTTATTGTACAGGTCATCCATTTTTTAGGAACTTGGAAATTATATGTTAAGGCGGGCAGAAAAGCATGGGAGGCGGCCATCCCCGTTTACAATGCCGTCATACTTATGCAGATAATCAACCGTCCTAAATGGTGGGTCGTATTATTGTTTATCCCTATAATTAATCTATTGATGTTTCCTGTTATTTGGGTAGAGACTATACGGAGTTTTGGTAGAAATAGTCTTTTAGAATCATGGTTGGTAGTTCTAACACTAGGTTTTTATATTTATTATGTGAACTACGCTTTGGATGTAAGCTATATCCAAGACCGTAGTCTACAACCTAAAACGGCCATGGGTGAATGGGTGAGTTCCATTGTCTTTGCCGTAGTTGCGGCAACTCTGGTACATACCTATTTCATACAGCCCTATGTAATTCCTACGGGCTCTTTGGAACGCACGTTGCGGGTTGGCGATTTCCTTTTTGTTAGTAAATTTCATTACGGAGCAAGGACACCAATGACTACGGTTGCCGCACCTATGGTTCATGATACATTACCCATTTTAGGGGTACGCTCCTATCTGAACAAACCACAGTTGCCTTATTTTAGGCTTCCCGGGTTTACAAAAGTTGACCGAAACGATATTGTTGTCTTCAGCTGGCCAGCGGATACCGTTCGAGTCTTCTTTAAAAAAGAGGACGGGGTAAAAAAACCCATTGATAAAAAATCCAACTATGTTAAGCGCTGTGTTGGCCTGCCTGGAGATTCTTTAGAGGTTAGGGACGGTTATGTATATGTTGATGGACAGCAACTGGAATTACCTGGAAGTGCCAAACCACAGTATGACTACCTGCTTTACAGCTCTAAAGGAGTCTCTTCTAGATTACTTGAAAAGTTGGGTGTGACAGATTTTACACGAAAATACCTTTCCAATCAGGTGAATCCAGAACAGGCAAATGTTTTGAACGAATATTTGATGGGTTACAATCAGGCTGCCAATGGCGAATTGGAACTTTATACCAAAAGTTCTGGAATACCTACGGATGTAATTAGAAAATATGGTCTGTCCTTAAGAGAAGTAACGGATAGGGAAAGATTAGTCCCCCTAACGGATGAAATGGTCGTTACCTTAAGAAAGGATGCCAGTATCGATTCTGTTGTTCGTCAGGTCATACCCAAAGGAAAGAGAGGCATCAACCTCTTTCCCCAAAGCTCGGATTATCCATGGAACTATAGTCAAATGGGACCCATTTATATTCCAAGAAAAGGTGCTACGGTGCCCTTGAACCTTAGAGTATTGCCTTTATATAAAAAAATCATACGGGATTACGAGCACAATACCATTGCAGTATCCGGCAATCAAATCAGTCTAAACGGACAGGTGGCCGACTCCTATACTTTTAAGCAGGATTATTACTGGATGATGGGTGACAACCGGGACCATTCTGAAGATAGTCGCGCATGGGGCTATGTCCCAGAAAACCATATCGTTGGAACACCAATTTTTATTTGGATGAGTTTTGATAATTTCACCCAGAGCATGTCCAACTGGAGGCCTCGCTGGGACCGAATATTCACAACGGTTAACGGAGATGGTGAGCCGCAGTCTTATTTCAAGTATTTCCTTATTCTTTTGGTTGCCTACTTTATCGGAAATTGGTTCTGGAAGCGTCGGAAAAACAGATAA
- the dapB gene encoding 4-hydroxy-tetrahydrodipicolinate reductase: MRIALFGYGKMGKMIEGIALGRNHEIVAKIDVNTAEIDFSNIDVAIDFSMPQSAFINIQKCLEHNIPVICGTTGWLEDYERVVQLCNDKNGAFIYASNFSLGVNIFFELSNYLAGMMRNLDQYKVSLEETHHTQKLDAPSGTAITLAEGIVSNSDYENWKLDGKEEKTVSITSKRIGNVPGTHVINYKSKVDSIEIKHTAHNREGFALGAVTAAEWIIGKKGVFTMRDVLNMG; the protein is encoded by the coding sequence ATGAGAATAGCGTTGTTCGGTTACGGGAAAATGGGAAAAATGATTGAAGGCATAGCGCTAGGAAGAAATCATGAAATTGTTGCGAAAATTGACGTAAATACTGCTGAAATAGACTTTTCCAATATCGATGTTGCCATTGATTTTAGCATGCCCCAGTCTGCTTTCATCAATATCCAGAAATGTTTAGAACATAACATACCGGTTATCTGTGGGACCACAGGTTGGTTGGAAGATTATGAGAGAGTCGTTCAACTTTGCAACGACAAGAATGGAGCCTTTATATATGCTTCCAATTTTAGTCTAGGTGTGAACATTTTTTTTGAATTGAGTAATTATTTGGCTGGAATGATGCGAAATCTGGATCAGTACAAAGTATCGTTAGAAGAAACACATCATACACAAAAATTGGATGCACCCAGTGGAACGGCCATTACCCTTGCGGAAGGAATCGTTTCTAATTCTGATTACGAAAATTGGAAATTGGACGGAAAGGAAGAGAAAACCGTTTCCATCACCTCTAAAAGAATAGGAAACGTTCCCGGAACACATGTGATCAATTATAAAAGCAAAGTTGATAGTATAGAAATAAAGCATACCGCTCATAACCGTGAAGGATTTGCTCTGGGTGCGGTTACTGCGGCCGAGTGGATAATTGGAAAAAAAGGTGTTTTCACAATGAGAGATGTGTTAAACATGGGTTAA